The nucleotide sequence CGACCGCGCCAGCCAGCGCAGTGCAGACCGTTCATCGCGGTCCCAGAGCCCGTAGTCGAGCACGACGCTGGTCCCCAGCCGCAGCGCCTGCAGGGCTACCGAGATGAGCCGCCCTTCGAGCACAAAGCGCCTGCCGTCGGCCATCGAATCGCCGAAGAGCGGGACCATCCAGTGATCCGGGGTCAGCCGCAGCGCCAGATGCGTTACGGCGAGCTCATTGGCCCAGGTGGTCTTCCCGGCTCCAGGGAGCCCGACCATCAGGAGCAGGGAGGCGACACCCGGGTCCTGCATGACAACGGGTCCGGCTGCATGCGGGCATGGGAACGGGAATGGGTTTTCGTACTGTGAATCGAAACGCTGCGACTGAGACATGTCTCCCCTGATCAGGCAGGATGGCCCGGCAGCACAGAAACAAGTGTGTGACTGCCGACAGAACACTGATCCGGCGGTACATCAGCAAAGGGCCGTGGTTACGGCACCCTCGGATACCGCCGCAAAGCGGCGGCACGGGTAGTCATAGCAGCGCAACAGCACATTCCTGCACCATAGCCGACCCGGACGTCGATCCGTCAGCAACCTGCGCGTCAAGCGAACCGGGCTCAGTCCTGCGGCGCCTTGA is from Streptomyces sp. NBC_01314 and encodes:
- a CDS encoding AAA family ATPase; amino-acid sequence: MQDPGVASLLLMVGLPGAGKTTWANELAVTHLALRLTPDHWMVPLFGDSMADGRRFVLEGRLISVALQALRLGTSVVLDYGLWDRDERSALRWLARSGGAACQVVYLPVDKDVQLARIAHRQATAPHQTFPMSEADVDRWREKFQVPDAAELHGGEIPPPPAGWPGWPEWAADHWPSCTDS